The DNA window GATGCTGCCGAGCGTCAGCTTCGCCTGTCGGCCGACCGGATCGCACATCACCGTTTCCTTGTCGCCGTTCTTCGTTTCGCAGCTCACCTCGACCTGCTGGCCCGGCTCAAGGATGGCGAAGTCCTTGTCGTCGATCTTGATGTAGAGCCGCTTGCCGGCCTCGACCTTCTCGATCTTGGAATCCTGATCCGAGAGGGCGGTGCCGACCTTCTCCAGCGCCTCGATCGCCCGGCTGTAGTGGCCCTGTTTGAAATGGCCGAGGCCGATGTAGTAGTAGGCCTCGTTGACTTGGGACGACGCCGGGAACTTCTCGATCACCTCGCGCATCACCTTGAAGCAGGCGCCATAGCGGCCGGCTTCGTAGTGGCAGGTGCCGGTCTGGAGGAAGGCGTACGCACGGAGTTCGTCGTCCGGGTTGTCCTCGCCGGCCGCGGCCTCGTAGTGGACGCGCGCCTTGTCGAACTCGCGCAGCTCCTTGAGCAGGTGATCGGCCAGACGCAGGTGGGCGTCGAAGCGGACCGGGCTGCGCGGGTAGCGCTCGATGACCGATTCCCAGACCTCGAGGGCCTTCTCGTTTTCCCCGAGCTCAAGCCGGGCGTCGCCGGCCTGGAGCAACTTTCGGGCGGCGCGGTCCTCGACGATCGAGCCTCGCTCGGCCGCGGGCGGATCTTGGGAAAACGCCGGGGCGGAGAGGGCGAAAATGGCCAGTAGCAGTCGGGCAGTTCGGGACACGACCCTTATACGAGCATTTCGTGGATGGGCTGTCCCTCTTTCCGCACCACTCGCATCGGCCGCCCGTCGTGCGTGTAGAGCTCCTTGTTCAGGTCGATTCCAAGAGCCGCGAGCACCGTGGCGTGGATGTCGTAGGTGTTCACGACCCGTTCGGCCGGATCCATGCCGTCCTCGTCGGAGGCGCCGATGATCGAGCCGCCCTTGACGCCGCCGCCGGCCATGAAGGCACTGAACACGCGGGCCCAGTGATCGCGACCGCCGCCGTCGTTGATCCTAGGGGTGCGGCCGAACTCGCTGAGCACGATGACCAGCGTCTTGCTGAGCAGGCCGTTCGCGTTGAGGTCGCTGATCAGCGAGGCGATCGCGGGGTCCATCGTCGCGCCGTGGTTGCGCATGGCGTCGAAGATGTTGCCGTGGTTGTCGAAGCCGCCGCGGTTGACCTGGACGAAGCGCACGCCCTTCTCGACCAGCCGACGGGCCAGCAGCGCGCCGCGGCCGAACTCGGTCTCACCGTAGCGCTCGACCGTTTTCGGGTCCTCGTCCTTCAGGTCGAAGGCCTTCAGCGCCGGGCTTTCCATCAGGGCGACCGCGTCCTTGAGCGCGGTTTCAGCGGCCTTGTACTGCTCGGCGCCGGTCTGGCCCGTGGTGCGGGCGTTCATCTTGGCGAGAATCTCGAGGCGCTTCATGCCGCGCTCGTGGTGAATGCCCTCGGGGAAAGTCAGGTAGGGGTCCTTGTCGCCCGGTCGGCCGACGTAGTAGGCCTCGCATTGCTGGCCGAGGTAGCCGGCGCGGGCCGGCTGGCCGCTGATGCTGATGAAGGCCGGAAGGTCGCCGAGTGGTTCGCGCTCGTGGACGATCAGCGAGCCGAGTCCGGGGTGGGTGACATTCGGCGCCTGATTGAAACCGGTCTGCAGCTCGTACTGCGCGCGTCCGTGGTCGCCATTGGTGCCCTTGATCGAGCGGATCAGGGCGGCGTGGTGCATCTGCTTGGCGAGCTGCGGGAAGATCTCGGAGATCTCCATGTCCGGCACGCTGGTTTTGATCGGCGCGAACTCGCCCTGCACCTTGCGGCCCGGCTTCGGGTCCCACGTGTCGAGGTGGCTCATGCCGCCGCTGTTCCAGAAAAGAATCACGTGCTCGGCTTTGCCGCCGCCTTTCGGGGTCTGCGCGAGCAACTGGCTGATCGGCATTCCGAGGATCGACGCGCTGAACATCTTCAGCATGTGGCGTCTCGTGTAGTGGTAGTCTTGGCAACCGGACATGGGATCGATGGGTGTGTGGCTTCGCTGGGGCGGGCGGGTGGCTTCGCTTGGGTGGGCGGGCGGCTTTGGTAAGTGAGGCTAAGGCAGGAAACGGAATTCGTGGCTGTTGAGGAGCGCCCAGCGGAGGTCGGCCATGCCGTCTCTCGGGGTCGGGGCGGATTTGAGGATCTCGAGGGCGTCGGCGGTTTCCTCGCTGGTGGGAGTGCGGGTCAGGATCTCGCGGTAGGCCCACTCGATGGCGCGGTCGTGTTGCTCGAACTCCATCAGCTTGTTGAGCGGCTCCATCGGTCCGACGCGCGACGCCTCGTGCGTGAGGCGGCCGTTCATCATCATGAGCTCCTGACGCAGCGAGGCGAACTCCTCGCGGAACTGGCCGAGTCCGTCGCGAGCCGGCTGGCCGAAGACGCGGAGGAAGTGGGCGGGCGGTGCCGGGGTGGCCATCCGCATGGCGCTGTCGAAGCGCGGGTTGTCGTCGACTTTGTCGATCTGCTCCTCGATGCGGTACTTCATCACCATCGACTGCTTCTCCTTCTGCATCGCGGCCATCTTCTCGGCCTCGATCTGCTCGTCCGACTTCATCTTCATCGTATCGAGCTCGGCCTTTTCCTTCGGGCTCAGGATCGAGTTGAAATCGAGCGAGAGCGACGACTCGAGGTCGTAGCCGTCGCCGCGCTTCGGCATCGGCATCTTCGGCGCCATTTCGGCCGGCTCGTCGCTGGAGTCGGGAGTCACCGCGACCATCTCGCCGGTCGGCACGCGGACCTGGCGGACGATCTCCTTCATGTTCGCGCCGGCGGGCCACTTGAAATCATCGAGGTGGCCGGCGACGACCACGCTGTCGTAGAGAACCTCGCTGAGCATCCGGCGCACAGGCGCGGCGGCGAAGTGCTTCTCGGACGCCTCGCGCTGGACCACGCCAACATCGGCCGACAGGTGCGACCGCTGGTAGGCGTCGCTGAGCATGATGATCTTGATCAGGCTCTTGAGGTCGTAGCCGCTGGCGACGAACTCGTGTGACAGGAAGTCGAGGGTCGAGGCGTGCCGCATTTCGTTGTAATCGGAGAAGTTGTCGAGCGGCTCGACGAATCCGCGCCCGATCAGCTCGGCCCAGACGCGGTTGACGAAGGCGCGGGCGAAGTAGGGATTGCGCGGGTCGGTGATCATCGCTGCGAGCTGGTTGCGCAGCTCGCTGGCGCGGTAGATATCCTTCAGGACTTCAAGGTCGCGGCTTTCCTTCTTCGCTTCCTCCAGAACCGGATCGGACTCGCGGCCGACGGTCGGCTCGATCGAGTCGAGCAGGGCGTCGAGCGACGCGTCCTTCTCCCCCTCCTTGGCAGCGACTTCCGCCTGGGCGCGCTTTTCTTCGAACCGCTTCACCCAATGCGGCGGTGTCTCGAACTCGGCTTCGGAGAATGGGAAAGCGGGCGTGACCGGGCGGCGCTGGTCGGCCTCGGCCTTGTCTTCCGGCGGCCACAGGACCGTCATTTCGTGACCCTCGGTCGTATAGACCATGCCTCGCTGGCGACTCTGGACCTGCTTGGTCTTTCCGAAGAAGGCGGCCAGCTCGTAGAAGTCTTTCTGCTCCCAGTCGTCGAACGGGTGATCATGGCACATCGCGCAACCGATCCTGACGCCGAGGAATACCTGAGAGGTCGCGGCGGCGAGTTCCATCGGGTTGGTGTCGTCCCCGAGGATGTATCCGACCGCCGGATTGGCATTCGGTTTGCCGGAGGCGGCGATGAGTTCGCGGACCATCTCGTCGTAGGGTTTGCCCTTGGCGAGGCTCTTGTTGACGTAGGCAAGGAGCTGGTTGCCGCCGGTCACATTCGAGCGGATCCGCATCATGTCCGCCATGAAGATCGTCCAGCGATCGGCGAAACGCGGGTCCTTGAGGAGCTCGTCGACGAGTTTTTCGCGCCGGTCCGGTCCCCAGCTCTCGAAGCGCTTGATCTCCTCCATCGTCGGGATGCGTCCGATCAGGTCGACGGTCGCGCGACGGAGGAATGCCTCGGAGCCGATTGTCGGAGTGGTCACCACCTCCTCGTCGGCGTTCTCACGCTTGAGGATATCGTCGAGCATCACCGCGGCCTCCGCGAGATCCTTCGGCGCGCGATCGGGGATTGCGACCCGCTTGACCTCGGTCGGCTTTCGTTCCTCAAGGACGACGCCTTCCGGCCAGTTCGCCCCGGTGCGGACCCACTCGGTGAGCAGAGCCAATTGCTCGGAGGTGAGCGCCTGGCCCTCGTCGGGCATGAAGCCCTCGTCGATCGGGCGAAGGTGGGTGCGGAGGATCAGTTCGCTCTCGTCCGGCTTGCCGGGGACGATCGTGAACCCCTCGTCGCCGCCCTCCATCATGGCAGCGTGGGTCTCCATCCGGAGGTTGCCCTTGGCCTTGCCCTCCTTGTGGCAGCGGACGCAGTTCGACTCGAGGATCGGCTGGATGTCCCGGCGGAAATTCGGCGCGTCCCCGAACCCTGCGGTCGCGGTCGCCAACAGGCAGGGAATCAGAAGGGCGGAGGACTTGGACACGGCTTGGGAACTTCGGCGAAAATCGACTTCGATTCAAACCATTACCCCGCGCCGTTGAAATTCCTTACGTGATCTTTTCGCGAGAATCTCCGGGGGGTGGAGGTGCAGCCGGCGGGAAATCGCGAAATTCGCGAAAAGGCTCGGTGGAGTCGCAGAAAGGCTCGACAGGGCCGACTGCCGTCAGAACGGGTGCCGGTCCGGGATTTGGCGCAATTCCGCGAATGTCCGCGGTTCGCCCGGAGGTGTCACGGATCGAGCTTCCGCTGCTCGAGGCTGATGTTCCCCTCGGTCACGGTCTTCACCAGCTTGCCGTCGATCAGGATTCTCACCGAGCAGCCGATCAGCTGGTCCTTGCGACGTCCGCCGGGTTCCTTGACGACCGGCTGGATGAAGCTGGTGCCGTCCGGGTTGCGGACCGACTCGTTTTCGATGACCGGCTCCAGTTCTCCGGACACGATGCTGACCGGATCGGTGCGGAAGGTGACACGGCCGAGTTGGGTCAGCGTCTTGACGTCGATCGTGCCGCTCGCCTCCTTCGTCTCGCGCTCGGGCTCAAGGTAGCCTTGGACACCGTAGTAGACCGTGTATTCGAGAGTCACGTTGTCGTAGTCCCGCTTCGCCCGGTTGCTGATCTTGATCTCGTAACCGCTCGGGTAGATCCGGTCCTTGATCCGCTTCTCGGTCTTCTTGGTATACTTGTCGGTGTAGTCGTCGAGTTCGACGTCGATGCTGTCGGCCATCGCCAGCCGCTCGCCGTTCTCGATCACGAACTTCTGGTCCGCCTCGCTGAGGACATCGATTTTGAACTTTTGGGTCCGGCGGTCGATCTTGACGCTGACGATCTTCGTCTCCGGATTGTAGCCGGTCAGGATCCCGACGAAGCTCTTCTTGCCGTCGGCGCTTTCGAAGCGGCGCTTCTGGGCGAGAAGGTCGAGCGGGTCTGCCTCGGCGGGGATGAAGCTGAGGCAGGCGATCGAGACGAGTGCCGGAAGGAGAAGGGTGCGAGCACGCATGACGTGGTTAAGGCTGCCAAACCGATTCCTCGGGAACAAGGCGCAAGACGCCTGATTGCCCAGAGCGTGCGGGAGGGGTGGCTTCAGGCATCGCTAGTCAAAGGGTGATTCCGGGTGTGAGATGCGGAAAAAGGTCTGTGGAATCCCGGGGCTGTCGGTTCGCATTCGGATCTGCCAGTAAGGCCATTCGTAGGAGACGCTTACATTTGGCGGTAATCGGGTGGCCCAAGATGAGAGATCCGATGAGAACTGGAAATCGCTCGCCGGGTTCCCGTTGGAGTCCGCCGGGGCGATGAACTGGAATCGTAAAATGTTGCCCTCTCGATAGGGTGTCAGTGGCGGGTTATCTCCGGGCAGGGAGTAGGGGCTCGTGCCGTGATCCCAAAAAGTGCCCCCGTCCGGATGGGCTTCATCGGGGAGTACGAATACCGGGTAGCTGAGATTCTGTAGCTGGAACCATGACCGATCGTATTTGTCCTGAAGATTGAATACCGAGCGGCCAAGGTAGTAGGCGGTAGCTTGGCTGTAGCTGTGGTCGGGGAGCGTCGACGTGTAGTCCCCACCGATCCGGTGCAGCCGATGAGCCGTAGGGAACGGGAGCTCGGTCCAGATGTTGGTGGTGGTGTCGAATTCAAGGACTCCCTCGACCGACGGGAAGAGGATCTGATTCGGGCCGGTAGGCAATCCGGGATTGCGCGACTCGTGAGGGCTTTCCTTGAAAGATACCCTGCCGGTACGGATGTCGGTGAAGACGCCTCCGCTCCGACCGGTGCTCGAGAGGTAGAGGCTCTTCGCCCACCAGCCATTGGACAAAAGATTGGGTTCGACCGGATATACCGTAATCGGGATGCCATCAAAGGTTTCCAGCCGGCGGTCCGTCGCCACGTCCGGCCCGAAAGAACGGATCACGGAGGAGTCCGTGCGAGTGAGTAATCCGTTCGCGAGGTTCCACCGCAGGTCCTGACAGCGAAGCTGTTCGCCTGCGGCGTGGGATCCCGTGAGTGAGTGATCTCGGGTTGATTGGGGAAGAATTCGCCTCGTCCAAGAGTCGGTCTGCGGATCGAATGAGTCGACAATCGGGCGAAGGAGGATCGGATCCGTGTGACTGAGGTGGATTCGGCCGAGGGCGTCCATGGTCACCGATGCCTCGCTCTCCAACGTAACCGGAAGTGTCGAGTGCTGAGCCAGTACCCCGGATGAATCAAACTCGACCAATTGGTCTTCGGACACGGTGAGGAGATTCCCGACACGCGATGAGATGTCAGACGTTGGTCGGACTTCGACCCGGTAATCCCCGCCGGAGCGGGATGTTCCGCCACTCGTAACCGTGAGGCTATACTTGCCGTTGTCGAATACGGAGAGATCGCTCAATCGGAGAACAGGACCGGTTTG is part of the Haloferula helveola genome and encodes:
- a CDS encoding DUF1501 domain-containing protein gives rise to the protein MSGCQDYHYTRRHMLKMFSASILGMPISQLLAQTPKGGGKAEHVILFWNSGGMSHLDTWDPKPGRKVQGEFAPIKTSVPDMEISEIFPQLAKQMHHAALIRSIKGTNGDHGRAQYELQTGFNQAPNVTHPGLGSLIVHEREPLGDLPAFISISGQPARAGYLGQQCEAYYVGRPGDKDPYLTFPEGIHHERGMKRLEILAKMNARTTGQTGAEQYKAAETALKDAVALMESPALKAFDLKDEDPKTVERYGETEFGRGALLARRLVEKGVRFVQVNRGGFDNHGNIFDAMRNHGATMDPAIASLISDLNANGLLSKTLVIVLSEFGRTPRINDGGGRDHWARVFSAFMAGGGVKGGSIIGASDEDGMDPAERVVNTYDIHATVLAALGIDLNKELYTHDGRPMRVVRKEGQPIHEMLV
- a CDS encoding DUF1553 domain-containing protein is translated as MSKSSALLIPCLLATATAGFGDAPNFRRDIQPILESNCVRCHKEGKAKGNLRMETHAAMMEGGDEGFTIVPGKPDESELILRTHLRPIDEGFMPDEGQALTSEQLALLTEWVRTGANWPEGVVLEERKPTEVKRVAIPDRAPKDLAEAAVMLDDILKRENADEEVVTTPTIGSEAFLRRATVDLIGRIPTMEEIKRFESWGPDRREKLVDELLKDPRFADRWTIFMADMMRIRSNVTGGNQLLAYVNKSLAKGKPYDEMVRELIAASGKPNANPAVGYILGDDTNPMELAAATSQVFLGVRIGCAMCHDHPFDDWEQKDFYELAAFFGKTKQVQSRQRGMVYTTEGHEMTVLWPPEDKAEADQRRPVTPAFPFSEAEFETPPHWVKRFEEKRAQAEVAAKEGEKDASLDALLDSIEPTVGRESDPVLEEAKKESRDLEVLKDIYRASELRNQLAAMITDPRNPYFARAFVNRVWAELIGRGFVEPLDNFSDYNEMRHASTLDFLSHEFVASGYDLKSLIKIIMLSDAYQRSHLSADVGVVQREASEKHFAAAPVRRMLSEVLYDSVVVAGHLDDFKWPAGANMKEIVRQVRVPTGEMVAVTPDSSDEPAEMAPKMPMPKRGDGYDLESSLSLDFNSILSPKEKAELDTMKMKSDEQIEAEKMAAMQKEKQSMVMKYRIEEQIDKVDDNPRFDSAMRMATPAPPAHFLRVFGQPARDGLGQFREEFASLRQELMMMNGRLTHEASRVGPMEPLNKLMEFEQHDRAIEWAYREILTRTPTSEETADALEILKSAPTPRDGMADLRWALLNSHEFRFLP